The proteins below are encoded in one region of Maribacter aestuarii:
- a CDS encoding cryptochrome/photolyase family protein: MKKLRLILGDQLNQKHSWFNEVDPDITYIMAEMRQETDYVKHHIQKVVAFFMAMRSFKDDLTDKGHQFIYLKITDAENLQDLDSIIKDHIKKTNAEKFEYLLPDEYRLDQQLKDICKSLDITSEAFDTEHFYTSRTELADFYKGNKQMVMESFYRMMRKKHDIMMANGQPEGGKWNFDQSNRKKWKGEPEIPHKRGFRKDVSGILEELEKAEVKTFGNIDANSFNWPVTREDSLSVLRYFCKELLVHFGDYQDALHTDEKFLFHSRLSFAMNSKILSPKEVIDKVLDFYYDNEKDIDISQVEGFVRQILGWREYMRGIYWKEMPEYKQLNKLDNHNNLPDFFWTGETKMNCLKHAIGQSLDEAYAHHIQRLMIIGNYALLTQLHPDEVDKWYLGVYIDAIEWVEITNTRGMSQFADGGIVATKPYVSSANYINKMSNYCGGCQYSHTKKVGENACPFNSLYWNFLNEKREHFKDNHRMNMMMSLLEKKNNAELNDLQERAQQIISNPDNY; this comes from the coding sequence ATGAAGAAACTACGATTAATTTTAGGAGACCAACTAAATCAAAAACATTCTTGGTTTAATGAAGTAGACCCGGATATAACCTATATCATGGCAGAGATGCGGCAAGAAACCGATTATGTAAAGCATCATATTCAGAAAGTAGTGGCCTTTTTTATGGCGATGCGTAGCTTTAAAGATGATCTTACAGACAAAGGCCATCAGTTTATTTATTTAAAAATTACCGATGCTGAGAATCTGCAGGATTTAGACAGTATTATCAAGGATCATATAAAAAAGACCAATGCAGAGAAGTTTGAATACCTGCTACCGGATGAATACCGGCTTGATCAGCAACTTAAAGACATTTGTAAATCCTTAGACATTACATCAGAAGCATTTGATACGGAACACTTTTATACTTCCAGAACCGAACTAGCAGATTTTTATAAAGGAAACAAGCAAATGGTCATGGAAAGTTTCTACCGCATGATGCGTAAGAAACATGATATAATGATGGCTAACGGACAACCAGAAGGGGGCAAATGGAACTTTGATCAAAGTAACCGTAAAAAATGGAAGGGAGAGCCTGAAATACCGCACAAAAGGGGTTTTAGAAAGGATGTTTCCGGTATACTGGAAGAATTAGAAAAAGCAGAGGTAAAAACTTTCGGCAACATCGATGCTAACTCCTTCAACTGGCCAGTTACACGAGAGGATAGCCTATCAGTCTTGCGCTATTTTTGCAAAGAACTTTTAGTGCATTTTGGGGATTATCAAGATGCGCTGCACACCGACGAGAAGTTCTTATTCCATTCTAGGCTTTCTTTTGCCATGAACAGTAAGATATTGAGCCCTAAAGAAGTCATTGACAAAGTTCTGGACTTTTATTACGATAATGAAAAAGATATTGATATCTCACAAGTGGAAGGTTTTGTGCGTCAGATTTTAGGTTGGCGGGAATACATGCGCGGTATCTACTGGAAAGAAATGCCCGAGTATAAACAATTGAATAAACTCGATAACCATAACAACCTACCCGACTTCTTCTGGACTGGTGAGACCAAGATGAACTGCTTAAAACATGCCATTGGGCAGAGTTTGGACGAAGCATATGCCCATCACATACAACGACTTATGATTATTGGCAATTATGCCCTGCTTACGCAGTTGCATCCGGATGAAGTGGACAAATGGTATCTGGGGGTTTATATAGATGCTATAGAATGGGTGGAAATCACCAATACAAGAGGAATGAGTCAGTTTGCGGATGGTGGTATTGTTGCTACAAAACCTTATGTGAGCAGTGCAAACTACATCAACAAAATGAGTAATTATTGTGGTGGTTGCCAATACAGTCATACCAAAAAAGTAGGTGAGAACGCCTGCCCTTTTAATTCTCTATACTGGAATTTTCTAAACGAAAAGAGAGAACATTTTAAGGATAACCATCGTATGAATATGATGATGAGTCTCTTAGAGAAGAAAAATAACGCTGAGCTTAATGACCTGCAAGAACGTGCTCAACAAATCATTTCGAATCCAGACAACTATTAA
- a CDS encoding flavin reductase family protein produces the protein MKHYTKEELKNLKGRYRANLVNSCTGYKSCNLLGTMSGQGITNLAIFNSVVHIGSNPALLGFILRPLTVRRDTYINFKESGFFTVNQVNSNILGDAHHTSAKYDESISEFSKTNLTEDFLDDFPAPYVQESAIKIGCSYVNEYTIAENDCLLIIGAIEHLYLPEDTIHADGWVQLDKMDTVATIGLDGYALPDLLHRFAYARPYETTHILESGS, from the coding sequence TTGAAACATTATACCAAAGAAGAACTTAAAAATCTGAAAGGTAGGTACAGGGCCAATCTGGTAAACAGCTGTACCGGTTATAAATCCTGCAATCTGTTGGGTACTATGTCCGGTCAGGGAATAACCAATTTAGCAATTTTCAATTCAGTAGTGCATATAGGTAGTAATCCAGCTTTGCTAGGATTCATCTTACGACCGTTGACCGTTCGCCGAGATACTTATATCAATTTTAAAGAATCTGGATTTTTTACCGTAAACCAGGTAAATTCAAATATTTTAGGGGATGCTCACCACACTTCTGCTAAATACGATGAGAGTATATCGGAATTTTCAAAAACAAATCTTACCGAAGACTTTTTGGATGATTTCCCGGCCCCATATGTCCAGGAAAGTGCCATAAAAATTGGCTGTAGTTATGTTAATGAATACACGATAGCAGAAAATGACTGTCTTTTAATCATTGGGGCGATAGAGCATCTGTACTTACCGGAAGATACTATTCATGCAGATGGTTGGGTACAATTGGACAAAATGGACACCGTAGCCACCATTGGTTTGGACGGTTACGCATTGCCCGATCTTTTACATCGCTTTGCTTATGCCAGACCCTATGAAACAACCCATATTTTAGAAAGTGGCTCATAA
- a CDS encoding DUF4174 domain-containing protein — MLTPSNSNAQSLSDYKWKNRIILLMGSESPVLNEQLSLLKSRQKELLERNLIIFRYANGKLFDISGSATPMNTKSVPDKDYNGLLLIGKDGGVKLKKEFIVPPDEIFTLIDGMPMRRAEMKNER; from the coding sequence ATGTTGACACCATCCAATTCCAATGCCCAAAGTTTGTCAGATTATAAATGGAAAAATCGGATAATCCTCCTGATGGGTTCGGAATCCCCAGTTTTAAACGAACAACTATCCCTTCTTAAAAGCCGTCAAAAAGAATTGTTGGAAAGAAATTTAATTATTTTCCGCTATGCAAACGGAAAATTATTTGACATTTCAGGTAGTGCCACCCCTATGAACACTAAGTCGGTTCCAGATAAAGATTATAACGGACTGTTATTAATTGGTAAGGATGGCGGGGTTAAACTGAAAAAAGAATTTATAGTACCGCCCGATGAGATTTTTACCTTAATAGATGGTATGCCCATGAGGAGGGCGGAGATGAAAAATGAGCGATAA
- a CDS encoding MFS transporter yields the protein MKSLKLILTNSRYFGPSWVFASLNILFGTWAIYIPTVKEALSIDKSQLGFAIFFLSLGVFSIFPFASAIINKTGVGKATWHGVLLSCTAAMLPLMAPSYYSLMGALFIFGASNGFTDIAMNTLVTELEKKDKVKFMSASHGFFSLGGVLAGVGSFLIGPLGNPVLHMGIAVALVFVVNLIFHKKYVSQVAETIEKEPFNLGLFKPILLLGLISFVAMGSEGAIVDWSGLYLMEVSVAPEALWGAGFLGFQITMTLGRFLGDGVSAKMGSVKMVALGAGLAMIGYVLVLTTNTYLAITGFALSGLGFSVMVPEIFRIGGNVKGIESSQGIAFIAGTGYAGFLCAPPILGFLAESYTLKSSFWLLLGCALLILGASFRLNKRTK from the coding sequence ATGAAATCGCTTAAGCTTATCCTAACAAATTCCAGGTATTTTGGCCCCTCTTGGGTTTTTGCCAGTTTGAATATCTTATTCGGAACCTGGGCCATTTACATCCCAACGGTTAAGGAAGCCTTATCCATTGATAAATCTCAGTTGGGGTTTGCTATTTTCTTTTTGTCTCTTGGGGTTTTTTCCATTTTTCCTTTTGCGTCCGCTATTATAAATAAGACTGGTGTCGGTAAGGCTACTTGGCATGGCGTATTGCTCAGTTGTACGGCTGCAATGTTGCCCTTAATGGCTCCCAGCTATTATTCATTGATGGGAGCACTTTTCATTTTTGGGGCTTCCAATGGTTTTACGGATATAGCCATGAATACCTTAGTCACAGAACTCGAAAAAAAGGACAAGGTTAAATTTATGTCCGCCTCCCATGGCTTTTTCAGTTTGGGTGGTGTTTTGGCGGGCGTTGGAAGTTTTCTTATCGGTCCTTTAGGTAATCCCGTCCTACATATGGGAATAGCGGTGGCTTTGGTATTTGTTGTAAATCTAATTTTCCATAAAAAGTATGTCTCACAAGTAGCGGAAACCATTGAAAAGGAACCTTTTAACTTAGGTCTGTTTAAACCGATTTTACTATTAGGTCTTATTTCGTTCGTGGCCATGGGTAGCGAAGGAGCTATTGTTGATTGGAGCGGCCTCTATTTGATGGAAGTAAGTGTTGCTCCGGAAGCTTTATGGGGTGCCGGTTTTCTAGGTTTTCAGATTACGATGACTTTGGGTAGATTTCTGGGCGATGGGGTCAGCGCCAAAATGGGGTCTGTAAAAATGGTTGCATTAGGGGCCGGTTTAGCAATGATAGGATATGTACTGGTGTTGACAACCAATACGTATCTGGCCATTACAGGTTTTGCTTTAAGCGGACTGGGTTTTTCCGTTATGGTGCCAGAAATATTTAGAATTGGAGGTAATGTTAAAGGTATTGAGTCCTCACAGGGAATCGCATTTATAGCCGGAACGGGATACGCAGGTTTTTTATGCGCACCTCCCATTTTAGGCTTTTTGGCGGAAAGCTATACCTTAAAATCCAGTTTCTGGCTGTTATTGGGTTGTGCACTACTTATCTTAGGAGCTAGTTTTAGGCTGAATAAAAGAACAAAATAA
- a CDS encoding ClpP family protease: MSAKKGKIQEAIDEKMLEERKVFLWGMVDDDSAKHVIDRLMYLDMQNNKEIQLYINSPGGYVTSGFAIYDTIKALKSPVSTICTGLAASMGSILLSVGKNGRRFIQPHAQVMIHQPSGGARGQASNIEIQAKEIIKTKELSAQILADNCGQKFEKVLRDFDRDYWMNANESIEYGIVDGILK, encoded by the coding sequence ATGAGTGCTAAAAAGGGGAAAATACAAGAGGCCATAGATGAAAAAATGTTGGAGGAAAGAAAGGTTTTTCTTTGGGGTATGGTAGATGATGATTCTGCCAAACACGTGATAGACAGGTTGATGTATTTAGACATGCAGAACAATAAAGAAATCCAATTATATATCAATAGTCCGGGCGGTTATGTTACTTCCGGTTTTGCCATATACGATACCATTAAGGCCCTAAAAAGCCCGGTTTCTACCATCTGTACAGGATTGGCCGCTTCCATGGGAAGTATTCTCTTATCCGTTGGGAAAAATGGAAGACGTTTCATACAGCCACACGCACAGGTAATGATTCATCAACCCAGTGGAGGGGCTAGGGGACAGGCATCCAACATTGAGATACAGGCAAAGGAAATTATCAAAACTAAAGAGTTGAGCGCCCAGATTTTAGCCGATAATTGTGGACAGAAATTTGAAAAAGTGCTTAGAGATTTTGATAGGGACTATTGGATGAACGCTAACGAATCCATCGAATACGGAATTGTTGACGGGATTCTAAAATAA
- a CDS encoding DUF2256 domain-containing protein: MAHKKQQLPQKICARCGLPFTWRKKWERDWEQVKFCSERCRRNKSSMQ; the protein is encoded by the coding sequence GTGGCTCATAAAAAACAACAGTTGCCCCAAAAAATATGCGCTCGCTGTGGATTACCGTTCACTTGGCGTAAAAAATGGGAAAGAGATTGGGAGCAAGTAAAATTTTGTAGTGAGCGTTGCAGAAGGAACAAGTCTAGCATGCAATAG
- a CDS encoding zinc ribbon domain-containing protein has protein sequence MAKKEDSSVEAKLRALYDLQLIDSRVDEIRNVRGELPLEVEDLEDEVLGLRTRMDKLKTDLDTINFEIGAKKNLIDEAKALIKKYTEQQKNVRNSREFNSISKELEFQELEIQLAEKHIKEFKAQIEQKKEVIAENKERLAEREAHLKHKKNELDAILAETEKEEKALLEESLKFQDKIEERLVKAYARIRNSVKNGLAVVPIERGASGGSFFTIPPQVQVEIASRKKIITDEHSGRILVDPALADEESEKMQKMFSKL, from the coding sequence ATGGCAAAAAAAGAAGATTCATCCGTAGAGGCGAAGTTAAGAGCATTATATGACTTGCAATTAATTGACTCCAGGGTGGACGAGATACGTAATGTACGTGGAGAATTACCTTTAGAAGTTGAAGATTTGGAAGATGAGGTACTCGGTCTTAGAACTAGGATGGACAAACTAAAGACTGACTTAGACACAATCAATTTTGAAATTGGAGCCAAGAAAAACCTTATAGATGAGGCTAAAGCTTTAATCAAAAAATATACGGAGCAACAAAAAAATGTACGGAACAGCAGGGAATTCAATTCCATAAGTAAAGAATTGGAATTTCAAGAATTGGAAATTCAGTTGGCCGAAAAGCATATTAAGGAATTCAAAGCCCAAATAGAGCAAAAGAAAGAAGTAATAGCCGAAAACAAAGAACGTCTAGCGGAACGCGAAGCTCATCTAAAGCACAAGAAGAATGAGCTTGATGCTATTTTAGCGGAAACAGAGAAAGAGGAAAAAGCGTTGTTGGAGGAATCCTTAAAGTTTCAAGATAAAATAGAGGAGCGTCTGGTAAAAGCCTATGCCCGTATCCGAAATAGCGTTAAGAACGGTTTGGCCGTAGTACCTATTGAAAGAGGTGCTTCTGGAGGGTCTTTCTTTACGATTCCGCCGCAAGTTCAGGTAGAAATTGCTTCTAGGAAAAAAATTATAACGGATGAGCATAGTGGGCGCATATTGGTAGACCCGGCATTAGCGGACGAAGAATCTGAGAAAATGCAAAAAATGTTTTCAAAATTATAA
- the lpxK gene encoding tetraacyldisaccharide 4'-kinase, with protein MQVLRKLLFPVSLVYGTVVHLRNLLFDSGILKSETYKILTICVGNLSVGGTGKTPMIELLIRTLGKENSIAVLSRGYKRKSKGFHLSDPKSTITELGDEPYQIHLKFPEVFVAVDTDRRNGISKLKSLINPKVILLDDAFQHRWVKAGLNILLTSYDNLYVDDWFLPTGNLRDAKKEANRAQLIIVTKCPEDLSKSSANKIIKKINPVENQLVLFTKLEYDKGLKGQSEVLDINQLRNTQFTLITGIANPEPLVTHLKSKGLKFEHLPFKDHHFFTEKEIENLKKKRLILTTEKDYVRLNGQLENIIYITVKHTFLFDGQLTLEKAIHEFMK; from the coding sequence ATGCAAGTGTTGAGAAAACTTCTTTTCCCGGTTTCGTTGGTCTACGGTACAGTAGTACACTTAAGGAACCTCCTTTTTGATTCGGGAATTTTGAAATCCGAAACCTATAAAATTCTAACAATTTGCGTGGGAAATCTCAGTGTGGGGGGCACGGGTAAAACCCCCATGATAGAGTTGCTCATTCGTACCTTGGGCAAAGAAAATAGTATTGCCGTGCTCAGCAGGGGGTATAAGCGTAAATCAAAGGGTTTTCATCTCTCAGATCCAAAATCCACTATAACGGAACTTGGTGATGAACCTTATCAAATTCATTTAAAGTTTCCTGAAGTTTTTGTTGCGGTCGACACCGATAGAAGAAACGGAATTTCAAAACTCAAAAGCCTTATTAATCCCAAAGTAATTTTACTGGACGATGCTTTTCAACACAGATGGGTAAAGGCGGGTTTGAATATCCTTTTAACTTCATACGACAATCTTTATGTAGACGATTGGTTTTTACCAACAGGTAATCTCAGGGATGCGAAAAAGGAAGCTAATAGAGCGCAGCTTATAATCGTCACAAAATGTCCCGAAGACCTGTCTAAGTCGTCTGCCAATAAAATTATAAAAAAAATAAATCCAGTTGAGAATCAACTAGTTTTATTTACAAAACTGGAATATGACAAAGGCCTTAAGGGTCAGTCAGAGGTATTGGATATTAACCAATTACGGAATACGCAATTTACTTTGATTACGGGAATAGCCAACCCGGAACCTTTGGTTACTCATTTAAAATCTAAGGGATTAAAATTTGAACATTTGCCTTTTAAAGACCATCATTTTTTCACGGAAAAAGAGATAGAAAATCTTAAAAAGAAGCGGTTAATACTTACTACAGAAAAGGATTATGTTAGGTTGAACGGGCAGTTGGAAAATATTATTTACATAACCGTGAAGCATACCTTCCTTTTTGACGGACAGTTGACTCTGGAAAAAGCAATTCATGAATTTATGAAATAG
- a CDS encoding FAD-dependent oxidoreductase — MKITKKSIAIIGSGLVGSLLAIYLKQYGHKITVFDRRPDIRNINFSGRSINLAMSNRGWKALREVGIEDEIRKIGIPLDKRAMHVVGKEEYFQKYGKEGEAIWSISRGVLNKRMIDLAEQAGVDFRFNEKVWDVNLPEAKIYTGESEKSEWKAYDHDLIFGCDGAFSRVRHKMQRRSRFDYSQDFIDVGYKELSIPPNEDGSHKLDKNSFHIWPRGRFMLIAMPNLDGSFTCTLFMPFEGEISFESIKTKKEALSFFKEHFPNVRKDIENLTEDFFKNPTSAMVTMKCYPWTYWDKVALVGDSAHAVVPFYGQGMNAGFEDIYVLNSMINKYGNDWESIFQEYQKERKPNADAIAELSYRNFMEMSSKTANPEFLLQKKIEKRFASKYPDKWIPVYSRVTFSERPYAEALAVGDKQEKIMQEVMQLENIDKEWDSKEVEEKILSLL, encoded by the coding sequence ATGAAAATTACCAAAAAGAGTATCGCCATCATTGGATCCGGTTTAGTTGGTTCATTGTTAGCTATCTACCTAAAGCAATACGGTCATAAAATCACCGTATTTGACCGTAGACCGGATATTAGAAATATAAATTTTTCCGGGCGCTCCATCAATTTGGCTATGAGTAATAGGGGTTGGAAGGCACTTAGAGAGGTTGGCATTGAAGATGAGATAAGAAAAATAGGAATCCCTCTAGACAAGAGGGCCATGCATGTTGTTGGTAAGGAGGAATATTTTCAAAAATATGGTAAAGAAGGGGAGGCTATATGGTCCATTTCAAGAGGCGTCTTGAACAAGCGGATGATAGACTTGGCGGAGCAGGCCGGAGTAGACTTTAGATTTAACGAGAAAGTCTGGGATGTAAATCTTCCCGAGGCTAAGATATATACTGGTGAGAGTGAGAAAAGTGAATGGAAAGCATACGACCATGATCTAATTTTTGGTTGTGATGGGGCATTCTCCAGAGTAAGACACAAAATGCAACGAAGAAGTCGGTTTGACTATTCACAGGATTTTATAGACGTTGGATATAAGGAACTCAGCATACCACCCAATGAAGATGGTAGTCACAAATTAGATAAAAACTCCTTTCACATATGGCCCAGGGGGAGGTTCATGTTAATTGCTATGCCTAATTTGGACGGAAGCTTTACCTGTACCCTTTTTATGCCCTTTGAAGGTGAAATTTCCTTTGAAAGTATAAAAACAAAGAAAGAGGCCCTTTCCTTTTTTAAAGAACATTTTCCAAACGTTAGAAAAGATATAGAGAATTTGACGGAGGATTTTTTCAAGAATCCTACCAGTGCCATGGTAACGATGAAATGCTATCCCTGGACTTATTGGGACAAAGTCGCCTTGGTCGGTGATTCTGCTCATGCCGTGGTACCTTTTTACGGACAGGGTATGAATGCAGGATTTGAGGATATTTATGTTTTGAATAGCATGATTAACAAGTATGGTAACGATTGGGAGTCTATCTTTCAGGAATATCAAAAGGAAAGAAAACCAAATGCGGATGCCATTGCGGAATTAAGTTATCGCAACTTTATGGAGATGAGCAGTAAGACCGCAAATCCAGAGTTTCTACTTCAAAAGAAAATTGAAAAACGTTTCGCATCCAAATATCCCGATAAATGGATTCCGGTTTATTCTCGCGTTACATTTTCTGAGAGGCCTTATGCGGAGGCGCTGGCAGTGGGCGATAAACAGGAAAAAATTATGCAAGAGGTAATGCAACTAGAAAATATTGATAAAGAATGGGATTCCAAGGAAGTTGAGGAGAAGATACTCTCGTTATTGTAA
- a CDS encoding DASH family cryptochrome translates to MNNLIWFRNDLRVADNISLTKASKGEKLVAVYFFDPRHYDIGDFGFKKIEKYRAKFLLETVQELKNALKKLNITLLTYNERPEIIIPKLVNDHQIKNIYLQKEWTRDESKVKDGVIAKVPALVNFEESYDQFLFHPEDIPYKSFKEIPEVFTTFRKKCEKNVSVSKPLPIPVPMPKQNLLEISTSIPTLEDLGFEEFQTDSRTAFPFKGGEFEALDRIEEYFWTTKKLAYYKKTRNGLVGKDYSSKLSAWLANGSISARTIYWEVKRFEEEIKKNQDTYWLIFELIWRDYFKYVSLKHKNKIFMIGGILDKDYDWNNSKIAKDQWINGQTKEPFVNANMKEIAGTGWMSNRGRQNVASYWSKELKQDWRIGAAYFESMLLDYDVHSNWGNWMYNSGVGNDPRDRKFNIKRQAEMYDGNGKFQNLWLQESLF, encoded by the coding sequence ATGAACAACCTAATTTGGTTTAGAAACGACTTGCGCGTTGCCGACAATATATCCTTGACCAAAGCTTCTAAAGGAGAAAAACTGGTAGCAGTATATTTTTTCGACCCTAGACATTACGATATAGGTGACTTTGGATTTAAAAAAATAGAAAAATACCGTGCTAAGTTTTTATTAGAAACCGTCCAAGAATTAAAAAATGCGCTGAAAAAGCTCAATATCACGTTATTGACCTATAATGAGCGTCCAGAAATCATCATACCCAAATTGGTCAATGACCATCAAATAAAAAACATCTATTTGCAAAAAGAATGGACTCGTGATGAAAGTAAGGTTAAGGATGGTGTGATAGCCAAAGTTCCGGCATTGGTGAATTTTGAAGAGTCGTACGACCAGTTTTTATTTCATCCAGAAGATATTCCCTATAAAAGTTTTAAAGAGATTCCAGAGGTGTTTACCACCTTTAGAAAAAAGTGCGAGAAAAATGTAAGCGTATCTAAGCCGCTCCCTATCCCAGTCCCAATGCCTAAACAAAATCTTCTGGAGATATCCACCTCCATACCTACCTTAGAAGACTTGGGGTTTGAAGAGTTTCAAACGGATTCTAGAACTGCCTTTCCTTTCAAAGGAGGGGAATTTGAAGCCTTGGACAGAATTGAAGAATATTTCTGGACTACTAAAAAGCTTGCGTATTATAAGAAAACAAGAAACGGTCTAGTAGGTAAAGATTACAGTTCTAAATTATCCGCTTGGCTTGCAAATGGTAGTATTTCCGCACGCACCATTTATTGGGAGGTAAAACGTTTTGAAGAAGAGATTAAGAAAAATCAGGATACGTATTGGTTAATATTTGAACTTATTTGGCGCGATTATTTTAAGTACGTATCCCTGAAACATAAGAATAAAATTTTCATGATTGGTGGAATCCTTGACAAGGATTATGACTGGAATAACTCAAAAATAGCGAAGGACCAGTGGATAAATGGTCAAACCAAAGAACCTTTCGTCAATGCCAATATGAAGGAAATCGCAGGAACCGGATGGATGAGCAATCGGGGAAGGCAAAATGTAGCCAGTTATTGGTCCAAGGAACTTAAGCAAGATTGGCGGATAGGCGCGGCTTATTTTGAAAGTATGTTGTTAGATTATGACGTACACAGCAACTGGGGCAATTGGATGTATAATAGCGGCGTTGGTAACGATCCTAGAGATAGAAAGTTTAATATTAAAAGACAGGCGGAGATGTACGATGGAAATGGCAAATTTCAAAACCTGTGGCTACAAGAATCACTTTTTTAA
- a CDS encoding GNAT family N-acetyltransferase, translating to MVHNIIIREANEDDLNVLLQFEQGVISAERPYDPTLGKGKITYYDLNEFLISDDAKIVVAESDSKLIACGYALKKKARHYLDHEFYSYLGFMYTHPDFRGQGVNGLIVDALKKWSLSKGLTEIRLTVYDENTPAIKAYEKMGFKKHIIEMRIS from the coding sequence ATGGTACATAATATTATTATAAGAGAAGCGAACGAGGACGATTTGAATGTGCTGTTACAGTTTGAACAAGGGGTCATAAGTGCGGAACGACCCTATGATCCAACCTTGGGAAAGGGAAAAATTACTTACTATGATTTAAACGAGTTCCTCATTTCTGATGATGCCAAAATTGTGGTTGCGGAGTCCGATTCAAAACTGATTGCCTGTGGCTATGCCCTTAAAAAAAAGGCTCGCCACTATTTAGACCATGAATTCTATTCCTATTTGGGTTTTATGTATACGCATCCCGATTTTAGAGGACAAGGCGTTAACGGGTTGATTGTGGATGCCCTAAAGAAATGGTCCCTATCCAAAGGTCTGACAGAAATTCGTTTAACGGTGTATGACGAAAATACCCCGGCTATAAAGGCCTATGAGAAGATGGGTTTTAAAAAGCACATAATCGAAATGCGGATTAGTTGA
- the kynU gene encoding kynureninase, protein MQFENTLAFAKKLDATDPLRKYREEFHFPKVNEKEVIYFTGNSLGLQPKRTKKYVDEVMRDWAELAVEGHFYAEKPWWDYHERLAEPLAKVVGAKTKEISVMNTLTVNLHLLMVSFYNPTAKRYKIICEEKAFPSDQYMLQSQARFHGLDPNDTIVEVKKRSGEHFWRTEDIVAKIDEVGEELALVLIGGVNYYNGQVMDMEAITKAGKAVGANVGWDLAHGVGNVELKLHDWNADFAAWCSYKYMNSGPGNASGIFVHERYLGRKDIPRFEGWWGTKKETRFLMKPEFEPMENADAWQLSNAPILSVAPYLASLELFEEVGMLALIEKRNTIVAYLEFVLKEIDDEVAESTFEIITPKERGCQLSVFLHGQGKSLFNYLMENGVITDWREPNVIRLAPAPFYCSYEDMYRFGQILKDGILAK, encoded by the coding sequence ATGCAATTTGAGAATACCCTGGCCTTCGCAAAAAAATTAGATGCCACAGACCCGCTTCGAAAATATCGGGAAGAATTTCATTTCCCGAAGGTAAACGAAAAGGAGGTTATCTATTTTACAGGTAACTCACTGGGACTACAACCCAAAAGGACCAAGAAATATGTAGATGAAGTTATGCGGGATTGGGCAGAATTGGCCGTAGAAGGTCATTTTTATGCTGAGAAACCTTGGTGGGACTACCACGAAAGATTAGCGGAACCTCTGGCTAAGGTAGTAGGTGCAAAAACAAAGGAAATATCCGTAATGAATACGTTGACCGTTAACCTACACCTTTTGATGGTCTCGTTTTACAATCCCACTGCGAAAAGGTATAAGATTATCTGTGAAGAAAAGGCTTTTCCAAGCGATCAGTATATGCTTCAGAGCCAAGCTCGTTTTCACGGCCTAGACCCAAATGATACCATTGTTGAAGTTAAGAAGAGGAGTGGAGAACACTTTTGGCGAACGGAGGATATTGTTGCCAAAATCGATGAAGTAGGAGAGGAGTTGGCCTTAGTGCTTATAGGAGGTGTAAATTATTACAACGGCCAAGTGATGGATATGGAAGCAATTACCAAGGCCGGTAAGGCCGTTGGCGCTAATGTTGGTTGGGACTTGGCGCACGGGGTTGGGAATGTGGAACTGAAGTTGCATGACTGGAATGCCGATTTTGCTGCCTGGTGCAGCTATAAGTATATGAACAGCGGTCCCGGTAATGCCTCTGGAATATTTGTCCATGAACGTTATTTAGGCAGAAAAGACATACCACGGTTTGAAGGTTGGTGGGGTACTAAAAAGGAAACCCGTTTTTTGATGAAGCCGGAATTTGAACCCATGGAGAATGCGGATGCCTGGCAATTGAGTAATGCACCCATATTATCTGTGGCCCCATACTTGGCTTCCTTAGAGCTTTTTGAAGAAGTTGGGATGTTAGCCTTAATTGAAAAACGGAATACCATCGTTGCGTATTTAGAGTTTGTTTTAAAAGAAATTGACGATGAAGTAGCGGAGAGTACTTTTGAAATCATTACCCCAAAGGAAAGGGGTTGCCAGTTATCGGTTTTTTTACACGGGCAAGGTAAGTCGTTGTTCAACTATTTAATGGAAAACGGAGTAATTACAGATTGGCGGGAGCCCAACGTCATACGTTTGGCACCTGCACCATTCTACTGTTCCTATGAGGATATGTACCGGTTTGGGCAAATTTTAAAAGATGGAATACTAGCAAAATAG